From Hyphomicrobiales bacterium 4NK60-0047b, the proteins below share one genomic window:
- the rplD gene encoding 50S ribosomal protein L4, which translates to MKLDIKTLDDKSVGSVDLDDKIFGLDPRSDILHRCVRYQLAKRQAGTHATLGRSDVRGTTKKFVKQKGSGGARHGNKKVNIFRGGAKSFGPTPRSHAHDLTKKFRALGLRHALSAKAKADELIVIEDTNSADGKTKTLIAQFAKLGLNKALVVDGAEVNESFGRAASNIPEVDVLPVQGINVYDILRRDKLVLTKAAVEALEARFK; encoded by the coding sequence ATGAAACTTGATATTAAAACTCTTGATGACAAGTCTGTTGGCTCTGTTGATTTAGATGACAAGATTTTCGGTCTTGATCCACGTTCAGACATTTTGCATCGCTGTGTACGTTATCAATTGGCAAAACGCCAAGCTGGAACACACGCTACATTAGGTCGTTCTGATGTTCGTGGTACAACAAAGAAATTTGTTAAACAAAAAGGTTCTGGCGGCGCACGTCATGGCAATAAAAAAGTTAATATCTTTCGCGGTGGTGCGAAATCTTTTGGTCCAACACCACGTAGTCACGCGCACGATTTAACAAAGAAATTTAGAGCACTTGGTCTTCGTCATGCTCTTTCAGCAAAAGCAAAAGCAGATGAGCTTATTGTTATTGAAGACACAAACTCTGCTGATGGCAAAACAAAAACCTTGATTGCTCAGTTTGCAAAGCTTGGACTTAATAAAGCTTTGGTTGTTGATGGTGCTGAAGTGAATGAAAGTTTTGGCCGTGCTGCAAGTAACATTCCTGAAGTTGATGTACTTCCAGTTCAAGGCATCAATGTTTATGACATTCTTCGCCGCGATAAGCTTGTTTTGACTAAAGCTGCCGTCGAAGCTTTGGAGGCTCGTTTTAAATGA
- a CDS encoding YceI family protein: MKKFLALATLLLGFSAQPVLAESQTYKFDTKHTEVIFSYRHLGLSRAYAGFNKVDGTLKIDRKVPEKSSINVVIDVKSLDTGVDVFNKHLQDKDFFNSAKYPKATFVSTKVKKVTGNNFRVSGNLTIKGKTKPVNLDLKLVADKEHPLAKFNPKMKGTYVVAFSGKTVIKRSDFGMGLYVPATSDEVEIIIETEMLRK, from the coding sequence ATGAAAAAATTCCTCGCACTTGCAACCCTGCTTTTAGGCTTTTCTGCACAACCTGTTTTGGCAGAAAGTCAAACTTATAAATTTGATACGAAACATACTGAAGTTATTTTTTCATATCGTCATTTAGGGCTATCTCGCGCTTATGCTGGGTTTAACAAAGTTGATGGTACTTTAAAGATTGACCGTAAGGTTCCTGAGAAGAGTTCGATAAATGTTGTTATTGATGTGAAGAGCTTGGATACAGGAGTAGATGTTTTTAATAAACATCTACAAGATAAAGATTTTTTCAATAGTGCTAAATATCCGAAGGCAACTTTTGTTAGTACGAAAGTAAAGAAAGTAACAGGCAATAATTTTAGAGTGTCTGGCAACTTAACAATCAAGGGGAAAACAAAGCCTGTTAATCTTGATTTGAAACTGGTTGCAGATAAAGAACACCCTTTGGCTAAGTTTAACCCTAAGATGAAGGGTACTTATGTTGTTGCGTTTTCCGGCAAGACTGTGATTAAGCGTAGTGACTTTGGAATGGGGCTCTATGTTCCTGCAACAAGTGATGAAGTTGAGATTATCATCGAAACTGAGATGTTGCGTAAATAA
- the rpsJ gene encoding 30S ribosomal protein S10 produces MQSQNIRIRLKAFDHRILDVSTKEIVNTAKRTGADVRGPIPLPTRIEKYTVNRSPHVNKKSREQFEMRTHKRLIDIVDPTPQTVDALMKLDLAAGVDVEIKL; encoded by the coding sequence ATGCAAAGCCAAAATATTAGAATACGTCTCAAGGCTTTCGATCATCGTATCCTCGATGTGTCGACCAAGGAGATCGTGAATACTGCAAAGCGTACAGGCGCTGATGTTCGTGGTCCGATACCCTTACCGACGCGGATTGAGAAATACACGGTCAATCGCTCGCCGCACGTTAATAAGAAATCACGTGAGCAATTTGAAATGCGTACACATAAGCGTTTGATCGACATTGTTGATCCAACGCCGCAAACAGTGGATGCATTGATGAAGCTAGATCTCGCCGCTGGCGTGGATGTTGAAATTAAGCTTTAG
- the fusA gene encoding elongation factor G — protein sequence MAREYDIKDYRNFGIMAHIDAGKTTTTERVLYYTGKSHKIGEVHDGAATMDWMEQEQERGITITSAATTCFWNDKRLNIIDTPGHVDFTIEVERSLRVLDGAVALLDANAGVEPQTETVWRQAERYNVPRMIFVNKMDKLGADFYNSVEMVKERLGAKTLPIQLPIGSESEFEGVIDLVKMNSIIWEEESLGAKFRIDEIPADLADKAAEYREAMIETLVELDEEAMEAYLEGNEPSEEKIVELIRKGTINIDFHPILCGTAFKNKGVQPLLDAVVAYLPSPVDIPSIKGIDVKTEEETVRVASDDEPLSMLAFKIMNDPFVGSLTFARIYSGKVESGMTLINSVKDKKERIGRMLLMHSNDREDIKEAYAGDIVAIAGLKDVTTGDTLCIPTHPVILERMEFPDPVIEIAVEPKSKGDQEKLGIALNRLAQEDPSFRVSSDEESGQTILKGMGELHLDILVDRMKREFGVEANIGQPQVAYRETITQSADVDYTHKKQSGGSGQFARIKMTIEPGEPNSGFEFISKVVGGNVPKEYIPGVEKGIKSVMDGGILAGFPLLDVKVTLTDGAYHDVDSSVMAFEIAGRAGFREGSKQAGPKLLEPIMKVEVVSPEEYVGGIMGDLNSRRGQVQGQEQRGNALVVNAMVPLANMFGYVNTLRSQSQGRAQFTMQFDHYSQVPQAVAEEVQAKFA from the coding sequence ATGGCCCGCGAATACGACATTAAAGACTATCGCAATTTCGGTATCATGGCTCACATCGATGCTGGTAAGACGACGACGACAGAGCGTGTTTTGTACTACACAGGAAAAAGCCATAAAATTGGTGAAGTTCATGATGGTGCAGCAACAATGGACTGGATGGAGCAAGAGCAGGAGCGCGGTATTACAATTACTTCAGCTGCGACGACTTGTTTCTGGAATGATAAGCGTCTGAATATTATTGATACGCCTGGTCACGTGGATTTCACGATTGAAGTTGAGCGCTCATTGCGTGTGCTTGACGGTGCTGTAGCTCTTCTTGATGCGAATGCTGGTGTTGAGCCGCAAACTGAGACTGTTTGGCGTCAAGCTGAGCGTTACAATGTGCCTCGCATGATCTTTGTTAATAAGATGGATAAGCTTGGTGCTGATTTTTATAATTCAGTTGAAATGGTAAAAGAGCGCCTTGGTGCGAAAACTCTTCCAATTCAACTGCCAATCGGTTCTGAGAGCGAATTTGAAGGTGTAATTGATCTAGTTAAAATGAATTCAATTATCTGGGAAGAAGAATCACTTGGTGCGAAATTCCGCATTGATGAAATCCCAGCTGATTTGGCTGATAAGGCTGCTGAATACCGCGAAGCTATGATCGAAACTCTTGTTGAGTTAGATGAAGAAGCTATGGAAGCTTACCTTGAAGGTAATGAGCCTAGTGAAGAAAAGATTGTTGAGCTGATCCGTAAGGGTACCATCAATATTGATTTTCACCCTATCCTTTGTGGTACAGCTTTTAAGAATAAGGGTGTTCAGCCTCTACTTGATGCTGTTGTTGCTTATTTGCCGTCTCCAGTTGATATTCCTTCAATTAAGGGTATTGACGTGAAGACAGAAGAAGAAACAGTACGTGTTGCTTCTGATGATGAGCCGCTTTCAATGCTAGCTTTTAAAATCATGAATGACCCATTTGTTGGCTCGCTAACATTTGCGCGGATCTATTCTGGTAAAGTTGAATCAGGCATGACGCTGATTAACTCAGTTAAAGATAAAAAAGAGCGTATTGGCCGTATGTTGTTGATGCACTCAAACGATCGCGAAGATATCAAAGAAGCTTATGCTGGTGATATTGTTGCGATTGCAGGACTTAAAGATGTGACTACTGGTGACACTCTTTGTATTCCAACTCACCCAGTTATTCTGGAGCGTATGGAATTCCCTGATCCAGTTATTGAGATTGCTGTTGAGCCTAAGTCTAAGGGTGACCAAGAAAAACTTGGTATTGCGCTTAACCGTTTGGCTCAAGAAGATCCTTCATTCCGTGTTTCTTCTGATGAAGAATCTGGTCAAACTATCTTGAAGGGTATGGGTGAACTTCACCTTGATATTCTTGTTGATCGCATGAAACGTGAGTTTGGTGTTGAAGCGAATATTGGTCAACCTCAGGTTGCTTATCGCGAAACTATTACTCAATCAGCTGATGTTGATTACACACATAAGAAACAATCAGGTGGTTCTGGTCAATTTGCTCGTATTAAAATGACTATTGAACCAGGAGAGCCAAATTCAGGTTTTGAATTTATTAGTAAAGTTGTTGGCGGTAATGTGCCAAAAGAATATATCCCTGGTGTTGAAAAAGGCATTAAATCAGTGATGGATGGCGGTATTTTAGCTGGTTTCCCGCTGCTTGATGTGAAAGTAACGCTGACTGATGGTGCATACCACGATGTGGATAGTTCTGTGATGGCATTTGAAATCGCTGGTCGTGCTGGGTTCCGTGAAGGTTCTAAACAAGCTGGTCCTAAGCTTCTTGAGCCAATCATGAAGGTTGAAGTTGTGTCTCCTGAGGAGTATGTGGGTGGCATTATGGGTGACTTGAATAGTCGTCGCGGACAAGTGCAAGGCCAAGAACAACGTGGCAATGCACTCGTGGTGAATGCAATGGTACCGCTAGCCAATATGTTTGGTTATGTGAATACCCTTCGTTCGCAAAGCCAGGGTCGTGCACAGTTCACGATGCAATTTGATCATTATTCACAAGTGCCGCAAGCGGTGGCTGAAGAAGTTCAAGCTAAATTTGCTTAA
- a CDS encoding glycosyltransferase, translating into MAHITIITSGTRGDVEPFINFAISLKNLGFTVRLAAPIDFKEWILSHNLEYAKIGLEPIKTLLEATQQQDMLNFNLFKMRKILTFFKKHIRDVLITTLPHVADATDLIISHVSLPASSDLAEAKDVPLIFVSTVPLAPTKLHPNIMMPQKFGLLSGRFYNKLTHLPVRFSRVFYSAIYKELRKKLNLPSNSMFTHSFKKAGTPVPLLHIYSSSLHPRPDDWPENAQIIGFSFNDYESQDWEPPLELIEFLEKGPPPIYIGFGSMIPRDEKELTNIICKAVEKANVRALISKGWANLTPNSKSENILPIGPMPHHSLFPHCKAVVHHGGAGTTAAGLRAACPTLICPFGFDQPFWGRVIYDRGLGPEPINLKDLTVENLATGLNLLNTSTEYKNNANRIALKLNQEDAFTNLMPYIERALNQTQKQKIQVE; encoded by the coding sequence ATGGCACACATAACCATAATAACCAGTGGCACAAGAGGAGACGTAGAACCCTTCATAAACTTCGCCATTTCCCTGAAAAACTTAGGCTTTACAGTACGCTTAGCAGCCCCTATCGACTTTAAAGAGTGGATATTATCTCATAACTTAGAATATGCCAAAATCGGCTTAGAACCTATTAAAACCTTACTAGAAGCCACTCAACAACAAGATATGCTCAATTTCAATCTTTTTAAAATGAGAAAAATACTCACCTTTTTCAAAAAGCACATAAGAGACGTGTTAATCACAACTCTCCCTCATGTCGCCGATGCCACAGACCTGATTATTTCTCACGTCTCCTTACCAGCCAGCTCAGATTTAGCTGAGGCCAAAGACGTACCATTAATTTTTGTTTCAACCGTCCCATTGGCCCCAACAAAACTCCACCCAAACATTATGATGCCTCAAAAATTCGGGCTCTTATCTGGGCGATTCTATAACAAATTAACCCATCTTCCTGTGCGATTCTCTCGTGTCTTTTATTCAGCTATTTATAAAGAACTGAGAAAAAAATTAAATCTCCCTTCAAACTCCATGTTCACACACTCTTTCAAAAAGGCTGGAACCCCTGTTCCACTTCTACATATCTATAGTTCTAGCCTTCATCCAAGACCAGATGATTGGCCAGAAAATGCTCAAATCATCGGATTTTCTTTTAATGACTATGAAAGTCAAGACTGGGAGCCACCCCTCGAACTGATCGAGTTTTTAGAAAAAGGCCCCCCTCCAATATATATCGGCTTCGGGAGCATGATCCCAAGAGACGAAAAAGAACTCACGAACATCATTTGTAAAGCCGTTGAAAAGGCCAATGTCCGAGCACTAATTTCAAAAGGATGGGCAAACCTTACACCTAATTCCAAGTCTGAAAACATTTTACCAATTGGCCCGATGCCACATCATAGCTTGTTTCCACACTGCAAAGCAGTTGTTCATCACGGCGGTGCCGGTACAACAGCTGCAGGCCTTAGAGCAGCTTGCCCAACATTAATCTGTCCATTTGGCTTTGATCAACCTTTCTGGGGGCGTGTGATATATGACCGGGGATTAGGACCAGAACCCATCAACTTGAAAGACCTCACTGTTGAAAATCTGGCAACAGGCCTAAATCTCCTTAACACATCAACAGAATATAAAAACAATGCTAACCGCATCGCTCTAAAACTCAATCAAGAAGATGCCTTTACAAACTTGATGCCCTACATTGAAAGGGCACTTAATCAAACCCAAAAACAAAAAATCCAGGTTGAATAA
- a CDS encoding 50S ribosomal protein L23 produces the protein MRQAELYDVIVAPVITEKSTGASEHNQVVFKVADTATKPAIKEAIEGLFNVKVKAVNTLNRKGKVKRFKGIKGKQNDRKLAVVTLEEGHTIDVATGL, from the coding sequence ATGAGACAAGCAGAATTATATGACGTAATCGTCGCTCCAGTAATCACTGAAAAATCAACTGGTGCTAGTGAGCACAATCAGGTTGTTTTCAAGGTTGCTGATACAGCTACTAAACCTGCGATTAAAGAGGCCATTGAAGGTTTGTTTAACGTGAAAGTTAAGGCTGTAAATACATTGAACCGTAAAGGCAAAGTCAAACGGTTTAAAGGTATTAAAGGTAAGCAAAACGACAGAAAATTAGCTGTCGTAACATTAGAAGAAGGTCACACAATTGATGTGGCAACAGGACTTTAA
- the rplB gene encoding 50S ribosomal protein L2 — protein sequence MALKTYKPITPGQRSLVLVDRSDLWKGKPVKTLTEGLTKNGGRNNAGRITARRRGGGHKRSYRMVDFKRLKKDMQAEVQRIEYDPNRTAYIALIKYEDGEVAYILAPQRLAAGDKVIAGEKVDVKPGNAMPLRNMPIGTIVHNVEMKIGKGGQIARSAGTYAQLAGRDSGYAIMKLSSGETRMIHADCIATVGAVSNPDNSNTKLGKAGRKRWVGKRPSVRGVAMNPVDHPHGGGEGRTSGGRHPVSPWGKPTKGKRTRSNASTDKFIVRSRHMKKKR from the coding sequence ATGGCACTTAAAACGTATAAGCCAATCACTCCAGGGCAGCGTAGTCTAGTTTTAGTAGACCGTTCCGACCTTTGGAAAGGCAAGCCAGTTAAAACTCTCACTGAGGGTTTGACAAAAAATGGTGGCCGTAACAATGCGGGCCGCATCACAGCGCGTCGTCGTGGTGGTGGACATAAACGTAGCTATCGCATGGTCGATTTCAAACGTCTTAAGAAAGACATGCAAGCTGAAGTTCAGCGTATTGAGTATGATCCTAACCGGACTGCTTACATTGCATTGATCAAATATGAAGATGGTGAAGTTGCTTACATTTTGGCGCCGCAAAGACTTGCAGCTGGCGACAAAGTGATTGCAGGCGAGAAGGTTGATGTGAAACCTGGTAATGCAATGCCTCTTCGCAATATGCCAATTGGTACCATTGTTCATAATGTAGAGATGAAAATTGGTAAGGGCGGTCAGATCGCTCGTTCAGCTGGTACTTATGCTCAATTGGCTGGCCGCGACAGTGGTTACGCTATTATGAAATTATCATCTGGTGAAACTCGTATGATTCATGCGGATTGTATTGCAACTGTTGGTGCTGTTTCAAACCCAGATAATTCAAACACTAAGCTTGGTAAAGCGGGTCGTAAACGCTGGGTTGGTAAGCGCCCATCTGTACGCGGTGTTGCTATGAACCCGGTAGATCACCCGCATGGTGGTGGTGAAGGTCGTACATCTGGTGGTCGTCATCCAGTGTCACCTTGGGGTAAGCCAACTAAGGGTAAACGTACTCGTTCTAATGCTTCTACGGATAAATTTATTGTTCGTAGCCGCCACATGAAGAAGAAAAGATAG
- the rpsS gene encoding 30S ribosomal protein S19, protein MARSSWKGPFVDRYLLKKAEAAQGSTRKDVIKIWSRRSTILPQFVGLTFGVYNGKKHIPVLVSEDMVGHKFGEFSPTRTYYGHTADKKAKRK, encoded by the coding sequence ATGGCACGTTCATCTTGGAAAGGCCCATTTGTCGATCGTTACCTCCTCAAGAAGGCGGAAGCAGCGCAGGGTTCTACTCGTAAAGATGTGATTAAGATTTGGTCACGTCGTTCAACAATTTTACCACAGTTTGTGGGATTAACTTTTGGTGTTTATAACGGCAAAAAACACATCCCAGTTTTGGTTTCAGAAGACATGGTTGGTCACAAGTTTGGTGAATTTTCACCAACACGTACTTACTATGGCCACACTGCGGATAAGAAAGCTAAGAGGAAGTAA
- the tuf gene encoding elongation factor Tu, which yields MAKEKFERNKPHVNIGTIGHVDHGKTTLTAAITMVLAEAMGGEAKSYADIDNAPEERERGITISTAHVEYETENRHYAHVDCPGHADYVKNMITGAAQMDGGILVVNAADGPMPQTREHILLARQVGVPALVVFMNKVDQVDDEELLELVEMEIRELLTEYGFDGDDIPIVKGSALAAIEKSDDKIGKEAILELMAAVDEHIPTPDRPKDQPFLMPIEDVFSISGRGTVVTGRVERGIVHVGDEIEIMGIKDTQVTTCTGVEMFRKLLDQGEAGDNVGVLLRGTKREEVERGQVLCAPGSINPHTKFKAEAYILTKDEGGRHTPFFTNYRPQFYFRTTDVTGVVTLPEGTEMVMPGDNVEINVELIVPIAMEEKLRFAIREGGRTVGSGVVASIIE from the coding sequence ATGGCCAAGGAAAAATTTGAGCGTAATAAACCTCACGTGAATATCGGAACTATTGGTCACGTTGACCATGGTAAAACAACACTTACAGCTGCGATTACTATGGTACTTGCTGAAGCTATGGGTGGCGAAGCGAAAAGCTATGCAGATATTGATAATGCTCCTGAAGAGCGTGAACGTGGTATTACAATTTCAACTGCTCACGTTGAGTATGAAACTGAAAACCGTCACTATGCTCACGTTGACTGTCCAGGTCACGCTGACTATGTGAAGAACATGATCACTGGTGCTGCTCAAATGGATGGTGGTATCCTGGTTGTGAACGCTGCTGACGGACCTATGCCTCAGACACGCGAACACATTCTTCTTGCTCGCCAGGTTGGTGTGCCAGCACTTGTTGTTTTCATGAACAAAGTTGACCAAGTTGACGATGAAGAGCTTCTTGAGCTTGTTGAAATGGAAATTCGTGAACTTCTTACAGAATATGGCTTCGACGGTGACGATATTCCAATCGTTAAGGGTTCTGCTCTTGCTGCGATTGAAAAATCAGATGATAAAATTGGTAAAGAAGCTATTCTTGAACTTATGGCCGCTGTTGATGAGCATATCCCAACACCTGATCGTCCAAAAGATCAACCGTTCCTAATGCCAATTGAAGACGTGTTCTCAATTTCTGGTCGCGGTACTGTGGTAACGGGCCGTGTTGAACGTGGTATTGTTCACGTAGGTGACGAAATTGAAATTATGGGTATTAAAGATACTCAAGTGACGACATGTACAGGTGTTGAGATGTTTCGTAAACTTCTTGACCAAGGTGAAGCTGGCGATAACGTTGGTGTTCTTCTTCGTGGTACAAAACGTGAGGAAGTTGAACGCGGTCAGGTACTTTGTGCTCCTGGTTCAATTAACCCACACACAAAATTTAAGGCAGAAGCTTACATCTTGACAAAAGATGAAGGTGGCCGCCACACACCATTCTTCACAAACTATCGTCCACAGTTCTACTTCCGTACAACTGACGTAACCGGTGTTGTGACATTACCTGAAGGTACTGAAATGGTGATGCCTGGTGATAATGTTGAGATTAACGTTGAGCTTATCGTGCCAATCGCCATGGAAGAGAAACTACGTTTCGCTATCCGTGAAGGTGGCCGGACAGTTGGTTCAGGCGTTGTCGCTTCAATCATTGAATAA
- the rpsL gene encoding 30S ribosomal protein S12: protein MEACPQKRGVCTRVYTTTPKKPNSAMRKVARVRLSNGFEVTSYIPGVGHNLQEHSVVLIRGGRVKDLPGVRYHILRGVLDTQGVADRKQRRSKYGAKRPK from the coding sequence ATGGAGGCTTGTCCTCAAAAGCGCGGCGTATGTACTCGTGTTTATACAACTACTCCTAAAAAGCCTAACTCAGCGATGCGAAAAGTAGCTCGTGTGCGTTTGTCAAATGGCTTTGAGGTGACAAGCTATATTCCTGGTGTTGGACACAACCTGCAAGAGCACTCAGTTGTTCTTATTCGTGGTGGTCGTGTGAAAGATTTACCAGGTGTTCGTTATCACATCTTACGCGGTGTGCTTGATACTCAAGGTGTTGCAGACAGAAAGCAACGTCGTTCGAAGTATGGTGCAAAGCGTCCGAAGTAA
- the rplC gene encoding 50S ribosomal protein L3, whose product MRSGVIAQKVGMTRVFTEAGDHIPVTVLKLDSCQVVAQRTEDKNGYCALQIGSGRAKVKNTTSAQRGHFAVAKVEPKHRLVEFRVSPENLIEVGSELTADHFLADQYVDITGTSIGKGFAGAMKRHNFGGLRATHGVSISHRSHGSTGQCQDPGKVFKGKKMAGHMGSTQVTTQNLKIVKVDSERGLLMVKGAVPGSKGGWVLVNDAVKKALPEGVPTPGSFKAPVGGSAQEAKSDEALASEEKEA is encoded by the coding sequence ATGCGGTCAGGTGTCATAGCGCAAAAGGTCGGAATGACCAGGGTATTTACAGAAGCAGGCGATCATATTCCTGTGACTGTTTTGAAACTTGATAGTTGTCAAGTTGTCGCCCAGCGAACAGAAGACAAAAACGGATATTGTGCACTACAAATTGGTAGCGGCAGAGCAAAAGTGAAAAACACTACTAGCGCTCAACGCGGACATTTTGCAGTTGCTAAGGTTGAGCCAAAACATCGTTTGGTTGAATTTCGGGTGAGCCCTGAAAACCTTATTGAAGTTGGTAGTGAACTTACAGCGGATCACTTTTTAGCTGATCAGTATGTAGACATTACCGGTACTTCTATTGGTAAAGGTTTTGCTGGTGCGATGAAGCGTCACAACTTTGGTGGTCTTAGAGCTACTCACGGTGTTTCGATTTCTCACAGATCGCACGGTTCAACTGGTCAATGTCAGGATCCTGGTAAAGTTTTTAAGGGTAAGAAAATGGCTGGTCACATGGGTTCTACTCAAGTGACTACTCAAAACCTTAAAATCGTTAAAGTTGATTCTGAGCGTGGGCTTTTGATGGTCAAAGGCGCAGTTCCTGGCTCAAAAGGCGGATGGGTTCTTGTTAATGATGCAGTGAAGAAAGCTCTTCCTGAAGGTGTTCCAACACCTGGTAGCTTTAAAGCACCAGTTGGTGGATCAGCTCAAGAAGCGAAATCTGACGAGGCTTTGGCTTCAGAAGAGAAGGAAGCGTAA
- the rpsG gene encoding 30S ribosomal protein S7, which produces MSRRHRAEKRDIIPDPKFGDVVLTKFMNSIMKDGKKSAAERIVYGALDRVEDKAKTDPVELFHQALENVSPAIEVRSRRVGGATYQVPVEVRTERKKALAIRWLIAAARGRNENTMVERLSGELMDAANNRGSAVKKREDTHRMAEANRAFSHYRW; this is translated from the coding sequence ATGTCACGCCGCCACAGAGCAGAAAAAAGAGATATCATTCCTGATCCGAAGTTCGGTGATGTTGTCTTAACGAAATTTATGAACAGCATTATGAAGGATGGCAAGAAGTCAGCCGCTGAGCGCATTGTATATGGCGCTTTGGATCGTGTTGAGGATAAAGCTAAGACTGACCCTGTTGAATTGTTTCATCAGGCTTTAGAGAATGTTAGTCCTGCTATTGAAGTTCGCTCTCGCCGTGTTGGTGGTGCGACGTATCAGGTGCCTGTTGAAGTTCGCACAGAACGCAAAAAAGCGCTTGCTATTCGCTGGTTGATTGCAGCTGCACGTGGCCGTAATGAGAATACAATGGTTGAGCGTCTGTCTGGTGAATTGATGGATGCGGCAAACAATCGTGGTTCTGCTGTTAAGAAGCGTGAAGACACGCACCGGATGGCTGAAGCTAACCGTGCATTTTCACACTATCGTTGGTAA